One Helianthus annuus cultivar XRQ/B chromosome 7, HanXRQr2.0-SUNRISE, whole genome shotgun sequence genomic region harbors:
- the LOC110886755 gene encoding 2-oxoglutarate-dependent dioxygenase DAO, with the protein MATKCTIPIIDFLDLPNQMSNLIAASEEWGCFRLINCHNILPVTLMSDMKVLVRSLLDLPVEIKHRNLGVIVDSGYMAPSSKNPLYESLGLYNTVCCADVDKFCSQLDASPHQRETIMKYVEAVHELSMRIGKTLAESLGVKSANMGIEKWPCQFRINKYHFTPESVGSPGVQIHTDSGFLTILQDDEGVGGLEVMNKSGEFIPVEPWPDTLLVNLGDTAKVWSNGRFCNVKHRVQCKEAKIRVSIASFLLFPSETVLEPPLELVDDDHPRRYVPFMYQDYRKLRLSTKLEAGEALALLHTPISHK; encoded by the exons ATGGCCACCAAATGTACAATCCCAATAATCGATTTTCTCGATTTACCCAACCAAATGTCCAACCTGATTGCAGCTAGTGAAGAGTGGGGTTGTTTCCGGCTAATCAACTGCCACAACATACTTCCGGTGACTCTGATGTCAGATATGAAGGTTTTGGTTCGATCTCTGCTTGATCTACCGGTCGAGATCAAGCACCGGAACCTCGGTGTTATCGTCGATAGTGGGTATATGGCTCCATCGTCCAAGAATCCCTTGTATGAGTCTCTTGGGTTGTACAACACAGTGTGTTGTGCTGATGTCGATAAGTTTTGTTCTCAGTTGGATGCTTCGCCCCATCAAAG GGAGACCATCATGAAATATGTTGAAGCCGTACATGAGCTTTCTATGAGGATTGGAAAGACACTAGCTGAAAGTCTAGGGGTAAAAAGCGCAAATATGGGAATAGAGAAGTGGCCATGCCAATTCAGGATAAACAAATATCATTTCACCCCTGAAAGTGTTGGATCCCCTGGTGTCCAAATACACACTGACTCTGGTTTCTTAACCATCCTTCAAGACGACGAAGGCGTTGGCGGTCTAGAAGTCATGAACAAGTCCGGCGAGTTCATCCCCGTCGAACCATGGCCAGACACCCTTCTTGTTAACCTCGGTGACACGGCAAAA GTGTGGAGCAATGGAAGGTTTTGCAATGTGAAGCACAGGGTGCAATGCAAGGAAGCTAAGATACGAGTGTCGATTGCATCGTTTCTTTTGTTCCCAAGTGAGACGGTACTGGAACCTCCACTAGAACTAGTGGACGATGATCATCCCCGTCGGTATGTTCCTTTTATGTATCAAGATTACAGGAAGCTGAGGCTCTCGACAAAGTTGGAGGCGGGTGAAGCTCTTGCTCTTCTGCATACACCCATCTCTCACAAGTGA